One Pontibaca methylaminivorans genomic window, TCCCCGGCACCGGGGCAATATCTGCGCGCCGCGGCGCGTCTTTCGGCGCCCCCTTTCGGATCCCGAACAAGCGACCGTGGCGAAGGTTCCCGCCCTCCGGCCGCGCGCCCGGCTTGCAAAGGGGCCGGCGGCGCACTAGGCTGAGGGGACTTACTCGTTGGGGTGCCCCGCTTGCCGGGGCTGAGAGGCGCAGGCCGACCCATCGAACCTGATCCGGGTCATGCCGGCGGAGGGAACGGGTAGCTTGACGATGCAGGGCGGTATTGCGCCCAGGAAAGCCCCCGCGACAAATCCGTCGGCCGAAATGGGGGCGACGTGACTGCAATCGCATGTTCATCACAGACTCGGGCAACGCGTCCGACACCGGCTCTGACACCTGGTCCGGCTGCGGCACCGGCATGTCCGGGCCGCCCGCACCCGGCCCCGGCCGGACCGGCCGGCCATTGCGCGGGCCGCTGGTGCATCCCCGACATCATCAACGGAGGATCGAGATGAAGATCACCCTTAACGGCGAGGCCCGCAGGACAAGCGCCGCGACCCTGGCCGACCTGCTGGCGGAATGCGGGTTCGACGGGCGGATCGCCACCGCCCGCAACGGCGATTTCGTGCCCCGCACGCAGCGCGGCGCGACGCCGATTCACGACGGCGACCGGATCGAGGTCGTCGCCCCCATGCAGGGGGGCTGAGCCATGCCGGTTTTTTACGGGGTCGGGATCGACAACCCGCTCATGCTGGGCACGGCGCGCTATCCCTCGCCCCGGGTGATGGCCGAAGCCTTCCGCGCCTCGGGCGCGGAAGTCGCCACCGTCAGCCTGCGCCGCGAAAAGGGCGGCAGCCAGGAATTCTGGAACACCGTCAAGGATCTGGGCGTCCGCGTCCTGCCCAATACCGCCGGCTGCTTTTCGGTGAAGGAGGCCGTGACCACCGCCCATATGGCACGCGAGGTCTTTGAAACCCCCTGGATCAAGCTGGAGGTGATCGGCCATCCCGACACGCTGCATCCCGACATCTTCGGCACGATTCAAGCCGCACGCATCCTGAATGACGAGGGGTTCGAGGTCTTTCCCTATTGCACCGAGGATCTGACCGCCTGTCAGCAACTGCTTGATGCCGGCTGCCGGGTGCTGATGCCATGGGGTGCGCCGATCGGCACCGGGATCGGCCTTGCCAACCCGACCGGGCTACGCCTGCTGCGCGCGCATTTCGCGGATGTGCCGCTGGTCATTGATGCCGGCATCGGGTTGCCCTCGCAGGCCGCCCGGGCGATGGAGATGGGCTTTGACGCCGTGCTGCTGAACACCGCCGTCGCCCGCGCGGGCGATCCCGCCGCCATGGCGCAGGCGATGATGCGCGCGGTCCGGGCGGGCCGTGCGGCCGCGGTGTCCGGCCCGATGGAGCGGCGCGAGATGGCTGTTCCCTCGACCCCGTTCGACGGCATGGCGGATCTGGCATGACGCTGCCGCGGTTCTACCCGATCTTCGATTCCGCCGACTGGCTGGTGCGGATGCTGCCTCTTGGCGTCGGGTTGGTGCAACTGCGCATAAAGGACCGCAGCGAGCCCGACACCCGGGCCGAGATCATCCGCGCCCGCGATCTGTGCCGCGAACACGGCGCGATCCTGATCGTCAACGATCACTGGCGCATCGCCATCGAAGAGGGCTGCGACTGGATCCATCTGGGGCAGGAGGATCTGGATGCGGCCGACC contains:
- the thiS gene encoding sulfur carrier protein ThiS, producing the protein MKITLNGEARRTSAATLADLLAECGFDGRIATARNGDFVPRTQRGATPIHDGDRIEVVAPMQGG
- a CDS encoding thiazole synthase, giving the protein MPVFYGVGIDNPLMLGTARYPSPRVMAEAFRASGAEVATVSLRREKGGSQEFWNTVKDLGVRVLPNTAGCFSVKEAVTTAHMAREVFETPWIKLEVIGHPDTLHPDIFGTIQAARILNDEGFEVFPYCTEDLTACQQLLDAGCRVLMPWGAPIGTGIGLANPTGLRLLRAHFADVPLVIDAGIGLPSQAARAMEMGFDAVLLNTAVARAGDPAAMAQAMMRAVRAGRAAAVSGPMERREMAVPSTPFDGMADLA